A genomic window from Diospyros lotus cultivar Yz01 chromosome 2, ASM1463336v1, whole genome shotgun sequence includes:
- the LOC127794427 gene encoding cytochrome P450 71A1-like, whose translation MTMFLLLLLAIPIVFFVLQKLKQSKGRFQLPPGPPRLPFVGNLHQLDKSALYRHLWQLSKIYGPLMSLQLGSRPILVVSSAKMAKQFLKTHDAQFAGRPSMVGQLKLSYNALDLAFAPFDDYWREMRKICNLHLFSAKRVQSFRSIREDEVSKMIKKINKLASDSKPINLSEILLSLTNTIICRIAIGKSYDDDNCVKSRFHDVLGETQEMVGGFFFSDYLPCMSWVDKLTGQSIRLERTFKALDGFLQQVIDEHLIDKKSGKIGGEDIIDVLLQLKDDGSSIKLSMDHIKAVLMDIFVAGTDTSAATLVWIMTELVKNPEAMKKIQDEVRNIDTEKEILYETDLQHLPYLEAIVKETWRLHPPAPLLVPHETIQQCTIGPYTVQPKTIVFVNAWAIGRDPDSWENPEEFLPNRFINSSIDFKGQNFELIPFGAGRRICPGIHLGVAMVELALANLVRSFNWEIPFGLKKEDIDTEVRPGITMHKKTPLCLLATKY comes from the exons ATGACAatgtttcttctccttctcttagCAATCCCTATAGTTTTCTTCGTCCTCCAAAAACTAAAGCAAAGTAAAGGAAGATTTCAGCTCCCACCAGGGCCTCCAAGGCTCCCCTTCGTTGGAAACTTGCACCAGCTTGACAAATCGGCTCTCTATCGCCATCTATGGCAACTCTCCAAGATTTATGGCCCCCTCATGTCTCTGCAACTCGGTTCTCGACCCATTCTTGTGGTTTCCTCAGCAAAGATGGCCAAACAGTTCTTGAAAACCCATGACGCTCAGTTCGCCGGTCGGCCTTCTATGGTTGGACAACTGAAGCTGTCTTATAATGCTTTAGATTTAGCTTTTGCACCTTTTGATGACTACtggagagaaatgagaaagatTTGCAATCTCCACTTATTCAGTGCCAAGAGAGTTCAGTCCTTTCGTTCCATTCGAGAGGATGAAGTTTCAAAAATGATCAAGAAGATTAACAAGCTTGCCTCTGATTCAAAACCCATCAATTTGAGTGAGATACTGCTTTCTTTGACGAACACCATTATTTGTAGGATTGCTATTGGAAAAAGCTATGATGACGACAACTGTGTGAAAAGTAGGTTTCATGATGTTCTTGGCGAAACCCAAGAGATGGTAGGAGGCTTCTTCTTCTCAGACTATTTACCATGTATGAGTTGGGTTGATAAACTTACAGGACAATCAATTCGGCTTGAGAGAACTTTCAAGGCATTAGACGGATTCTTGCAACAAGTCATTGATGAGCATCTGATAGATAAAAAGAGTGGTAAGATTGGAGGAGAGGATATTATTGATGTCTTACTTCAGTTAAAAGATGATGGCTCGTCAATCAAGCTCTCAATGGATCACATCAAAGCAGTTCTTATG GATATATTTGTCGCTGGCACAGACACAAGTGCAGCCACGTTGGTTTGGATAATGACAGAGCTAGTAAAGAATCCAGAAGCCatgaaaaaaattcaagacGAAGTAAGAAACATTGACACGGAGAAAGAAATTCTGTATGAAACTGATCTCCAACACCTTCCTTACCTTGAAGCAATAGTGAAAGAAACATGGAGATTGCACCCTCCAGCTCCATTGTTAGTTCCGCATGAAACAATTCAACAATGCACCATCGGTCCCTACACAGTTCAGCCAAAAACCATAGTTTTCGTGAATGCTTGGGCAATTGGAAGAGATCCAGATTCTTGGGAGAACCCAGAAGAGTTTCTCCCGAATAGATTCATCAACAGTTCTATTGATTTTAAAggacaaaattttgaattgattccATTTGGCGCTGGAAGAAGAATATGCCCCGGAATTCATTTGGGAGTTGCTATGGTGGAGCTTGCTCTAGCGAATCTTGTTCGTTCCTTTAACTGGGAAATTCCTTTTGGATTGAAAAAGGAGGATATTGATACAGAAGTTAGACCTGGAATAACTATGCACAAGAAAACTCCTTTATGTCTCTTAGCCACCAAGTATTAG